One segment of Dehalococcoidia bacterium DNA contains the following:
- a CDS encoding mechanosensitive ion channel, with the protein MQDTFNKLGDQFKVYFPNVVGAIVILIVGWIIAAIVSAVVKAALRRTGLGTRLARAMGASEGGGDNASNVAGSAVFWLIMVFVLVAAFQALNLTLITQPLNQLLNTIFGYLPQIIGAGILLLIAWIIARIVRSLVVRGLRAARIDERVGQQVSGEEAAAGEARAVPLSTSLGEAAYWLVFLLFLPAILSALNLPGLLAPVNSLLNRTLGFIPNIVAAALILVIGWFVATLVRRIVAGLLAGVGLDRLSERLGIAGSLGSRRLSDVAGLLVYVLIIIPVAIAALNALQLAAVSTPASNMLNELLAFIPRIFAAAIIVGVSYVIARIIAPLIAELLEGFGFNTILARLGISREAAANERTPSELAGYAVFAWIMLFAAIQAANALQFPIVAQLIADFTVLAGRVLLAVVIFGLGLYLANLAAAAIRRSDASQADLLALAARIAVLVLAGAYALREIGLANEIVNLAFGLTLGAVAVAVAIAFGWGGREVAGRELERWIENRRSNPPAIQPPSASGDD; encoded by the coding sequence GTGCAGGACACGTTCAACAAGCTTGGTGACCAGTTCAAGGTCTACTTCCCGAACGTGGTCGGCGCGATTGTCATCCTGATCGTCGGTTGGATCATTGCCGCGATTGTCTCCGCCGTGGTGAAAGCGGCGCTGCGCCGCACCGGCCTTGGCACACGTTTGGCGCGTGCGATGGGCGCGAGCGAAGGTGGCGGCGATAACGCCAGCAACGTGGCCGGAAGTGCCGTTTTCTGGCTGATCATGGTCTTCGTGCTGGTTGCGGCCTTCCAGGCATTGAACCTGACCCTGATCACGCAGCCGCTCAACCAGTTGCTCAACACGATCTTCGGCTACCTGCCGCAGATCATCGGCGCCGGCATCCTGTTGCTGATCGCCTGGATCATCGCCCGCATCGTGCGGTCGCTCGTCGTGCGCGGCCTGCGCGCAGCGCGCATCGATGAGCGCGTCGGCCAGCAGGTGTCGGGCGAAGAGGCCGCGGCGGGCGAGGCGCGGGCGGTGCCGCTCTCGACCTCGCTCGGCGAGGCGGCATACTGGCTCGTCTTCCTGCTGTTCCTGCCGGCGATCCTCAGCGCCTTAAACTTGCCCGGCCTGCTGGCGCCGGTGAATTCGCTGCTGAACCGCACGCTCGGCTTCATCCCCAACATCGTCGCGGCGGCGCTGATCCTGGTGATCGGCTGGTTCGTGGCCACTCTGGTTCGCCGCATCGTCGCCGGCCTGCTCGCGGGCGTCGGCCTCGACCGTCTGAGCGAACGGTTGGGCATCGCCGGCTCGCTGGGCTCGCGGCGCCTGTCGGACGTCGCCGGCCTGCTCGTCTACGTGCTGATCATCATTCCGGTGGCGATCGCCGCACTCAACGCCTTGCAGCTCGCCGCGGTCAGCACGCCCGCCAGCAACATGCTGAACGAGCTGCTGGCCTTCATCCCCCGCATCTTCGCCGCCGCGATCATCGTGGGCGTCTCCTACGTGATCGCGCGGATCATCGCGCCGTTGATCGCGGAGCTGCTGGAAGGCTTCGGCTTCAACACGATCCTGGCGCGGCTGGGCATCAGCCGCGAGGCCGCGGCGAACGAACGCACGCCGTCGGAACTCGCAGGCTACGCCGTCTTCGCCTGGATCATGCTCTTCGCGGCGATCCAGGCCGCGAATGCGCTGCAGTTCCCGATCGTGGCGCAACTGATCGCCGACTTCACCGTCCTCGCCGGCCGCGTGCTGCTGGCCGTGGTGATCTTCGGCCTCGGCCTCTATCTCGCGAACCTCGCCGCTGCCGCGATTCGCCGCAGCGATGCCTCCCAGGCCGACCTGCTGGCCCTCGCCGCCCGCATCGCCGTGCTGGTGCTCGCCGGCGCCTACGCGCTGCGTGAGATCGGGCTGGCGAACGAGATCGTCAACCTCGCCTTCGGCCTGACACTCGGCGCCGTGGCCGTGGCCGTGGCCATCGCCTTCGGCTGGGGCGGCCGCGAGGTCGCCGGCCGCGAGCTGGAGCGCTGGATCGAAAATCGGCGGAGCAATCCGCCGGCCATCCAGCCGCCATCAGCCTCCGGCGACGATTAA
- a CDS encoding PIG-L deacetylase family protein, whose product MPLSEPLRVLGIFPHPDDESYSCAGTLALLADGGAEVQVLCATRGEGGRDLRPPLALARSRKDSLANVREAELARSCETLGLARPRFLGLADGALGSVNFPEVVGQLIAEIRRLRPQLVLSLGEDGVYGHPDHLALFRLVLAAFGAAAGSERFSEAEYGRYWQPARLFTAAFPRGMFRPMYEHMLGSEYTDSIRRLDPDTLGVEPAQIAAAIDIRAVAERKLAAIACHVSQLPGGDPYTLFPGDLVRRTLTTELFSLAAGLPVERRLRSLADGLDQ is encoded by the coding sequence ATGCCGCTGAGCGAACCGCTGCGCGTCCTCGGTATCTTCCCGCATCCCGATGACGAGTCGTACAGCTGCGCCGGCACGCTGGCGCTGCTGGCCGACGGCGGCGCCGAGGTGCAGGTGCTCTGTGCCACGCGGGGGGAAGGCGGCCGCGACCTGCGACCGCCCTTGGCGCTTGCCCGGTCGCGCAAGGACTCGCTGGCCAACGTGCGGGAAGCCGAGCTGGCGCGGTCATGTGAAACGCTCGGCCTGGCGCGGCCGCGTTTCCTCGGGCTGGCGGACGGGGCGCTGGGATCGGTCAACTTCCCCGAGGTCGTGGGGCAGCTCATCGCGGAGATCCGGCGGCTGCGGCCGCAGCTCGTGCTCAGCCTGGGCGAAGACGGCGTCTACGGCCACCCGGACCACCTGGCGCTGTTTCGCCTCGTGCTGGCGGCCTTTGGCGCGGCGGCCGGCAGCGAGCGCTTTTCCGAAGCGGAGTATGGGCGGTACTGGCAGCCGGCGCGGCTGTTCACCGCGGCCTTTCCGCGCGGCATGTTCCGGCCGATGTACGAGCACATGCTTGGCTCCGAGTACACCGACAGTATTCGGCGGCTCGACCCGGACACGCTCGGCGTCGAGCCGGCGCAGATCGCCGCGGCGATCGATATCCGCGCCGTCGCCGAACGCAAGCTGGCGGCGATCGCCTGCCACGTCAGCCAGTTGCCCGGCGGCGATCCGTATACGCTCTTCCCCGGCGACCTGGTCCGGCGCACACTGACGACGGAACTGTTCAGCCTGGCCGCGGGGTTGCCGGTTGAGCGGCGGCTGCGCAGCCTGGCCGACGGTCTGGATCAGTAA